Genomic window (Oryza sativa Japonica Group chromosome 3, ASM3414082v1):
CGGGAATTGATGACAGGAGATACTGGTCTCACATGCCAACCACGGAATCTAGGTACTAACAACTaacggtgattttttttttcatctttctcCCAAGTCTTACATCTGTTTAAATTAGTTCTTCAATGGCAGCCACACCTTCTACTTGTTGCAAATGATCAAATTTCGATTTTCAATATATGATCAAGTACACAAATCTGAGCCATTTGCTTCTTGATGCAGGTTCCATTCGGTTGCATACCTGCAGCAGATATGGTGGTTTGAGGTGGTTGGAGAGCTCGAATTCTGCTTCCCGGCAGGGACCTACAGCCTCTACTTCAGGCTCCATCTTGGGAAGGCATCCACACGTTTCGGTCGCCGCGTCTGCAGCTCGGAGCAGATCCATGGCTGGGACAAGAAGCCTGTGCGCTTCCAGCTCTCAACGTCAGACGGCCAGCACGCCTTGTCCCAGTGCTACCTGGACGAGCCAGGAAGCTGGATTCTTTACCATGTTGGTGATTTCGTCGCATCGACGACTGAACAACCCATCAAGCTCAAGTTCTCCCTGGCACAGATCGACTGCACCCATACGAAAGGTGGTCTCTGCGTCGATTCAGTGCTGATTTATCCCAAAGGATTTCAGCAAGAGAAGGTGATTAGTTCTCAGAAGTGAAAGTGAGTTT
Coding sequences:
- the LOC4331405 gene encoding F-box protein PP2-A13, with the translated sequence MGAGVSDLAAGMEAVGKVAGGAGLGELPELCAAEVLLHLDAPEICRLARLNRAFRGAAAADFVWEAKLPENYGYLLDFVDGAMEGGGGGRERSVMGKKEVYARLAKAVPFDGGKKELWLEKSKGGVCIALSSKSLVITGIDDRRYWSHMPTTESRFHSVAYLQQIWWFEVVGELEFCFPAGTYSLYFRLHLGKASTRFGRRVCSSEQIHGWDKKPVRFQLSTSDGQHALSQCYLDEPGSWILYHVGDFVASTTEQPIKLKFSLAQIDCTHTKGGLCVDSVLIYPKGFQQEKVISSQK